Proteins from a single region of Aerococcus viridans:
- a CDS encoding DnaD domain protein: protein MQREYYTVLRNRILESYHRLNISNEEMMLLIHFLTFQQAGEDFPAISLIGRRMNVKDQQLYDMIQSLIERGFLSIPSYKNDQGKSVEYYSLDPLYQKITQLGEVDESERFKEAKATKEGEVFDMIQVEFGRQLSPIEYQKISDWFKKDGYDPDVVKEALKESVLNNVYSLNYMDRILLNWSKRKQTQANDSVGFSKQKAQTQDLPPVPVTKWLNK, encoded by the coding sequence ATGCAAAGAGAATACTATACAGTCCTACGCAACCGCATTTTAGAATCATACCACCGGTTGAACATCTCAAATGAAGAAATGATGCTTTTAATCCACTTTTTAACTTTTCAACAAGCAGGTGAAGACTTCCCAGCTATTTCCCTGATTGGTCGGCGGATGAATGTAAAAGACCAACAACTTTATGACATGATCCAGTCTTTAATTGAACGAGGATTTCTAAGTATCCCCTCTTATAAGAATGATCAAGGTAAATCGGTTGAGTATTATTCCTTGGATCCTCTCTACCAAAAAATCACGCAATTGGGTGAAGTAGACGAAAGTGAACGATTTAAAGAGGCCAAAGCCACCAAAGAGGGGGAAGTGTTCGACATGATTCAAGTTGAATTTGGTCGTCAATTATCGCCAATTGAATACCAAAAGATTAGTGATTGGTTCAAGAAAGACGGTTATGACCCAGACGTTGTCAAGGAAGCCTTGAAGGAATCCGTCTTAAACAATGTCTATTCCTTGAATTATATGGACCGGATCTTATTAAACTGGTCTAAACGTAAACAGACTCAAGCGAATGATTCAGTAGGTTTCAGCAAGCAAAAAGCGCAAACCCAAGACCTCCCACCGGTTCCAGTCACCAAATGGCTAAATAAATAA
- a CDS encoding pyridoxal phosphate-dependent aminotransferase, which yields MELANRIKQMQGSQTSAAAAKARALQAQGIDVISLAVGEPDFNTPNYILEQVKEDMFAGRGHHYTDSTGITALKQAIIDYHAEYDKVNYTLDQVFIADGAKMILYYTFQSLLNEGDEVLIPAPYWVSYVDQVKMADGVPVVFETSASDNFRITPELLDQHVSDKTKLLVLNTPSNPTGAIMSEEDARAVAQYCLDHNILVVADEIYYRLVYNGHQSQSIAAISPEVKENTIVINGFSKAYAMTGWRLGYALADNKYVGAFAKLASQINSNPAGISQFAALAALTGPREEAVEAMRKEFENRLNAAYEEVLTIPGFRLDFKPQGAFYLFPDATETARLCGYESVTDLANAFIDEAHVVGVPGVAFGKADHIRFSYATNEETFAKAMKRIREFVQGKMAK from the coding sequence ATGGAATTAGCAAATAGAATTAAACAAATGCAGGGGTCACAAACATCAGCTGCTGCTGCTAAGGCTCGTGCGCTACAAGCACAAGGAATTGACGTCATCTCACTAGCAGTAGGGGAACCAGATTTTAACACCCCAAACTATATCCTAGAACAAGTAAAAGAGGATATGTTTGCTGGACGGGGTCACCATTACACTGATTCAACAGGGATCACGGCCTTAAAGCAAGCCATCATTGACTATCATGCTGAATACGATAAGGTCAACTACACGTTAGACCAAGTCTTTATTGCCGATGGTGCGAAGATGATCTTGTACTACACTTTCCAATCCCTATTAAACGAGGGGGACGAAGTCTTAATTCCAGCACCTTACTGGGTGAGCTACGTGGACCAAGTGAAGATGGCAGACGGGGTACCAGTGGTTTTTGAAACATCAGCAAGTGATAACTTTAGAATCACTCCTGAATTGTTAGACCAACATGTGTCTGACAAAACAAAATTACTTGTCTTAAATACGCCATCTAACCCAACAGGGGCGATTATGAGTGAAGAAGACGCACGCGCAGTAGCCCAATACTGTTTAGATCACAACATCTTAGTAGTTGCCGATGAAATTTACTACCGGCTAGTCTACAACGGTCATCAATCACAATCGATCGCAGCTATTTCACCGGAAGTTAAAGAAAATACCATCGTGATCAATGGTTTCTCAAAAGCCTATGCAATGACAGGTTGGCGTTTAGGCTATGCCTTAGCGGACAACAAATATGTTGGCGCTTTTGCTAAATTGGCTAGTCAAATCAACTCAAACCCAGCAGGTATCAGTCAATTTGCAGCCTTAGCCGCCTTAACTGGTCCCCGTGAAGAGGCCGTTGAAGCCATGCGTAAAGAATTTGAAAACCGTCTAAATGCAGCCTACGAAGAAGTATTAACGATTCCAGGCTTTAGGTTAGATTTCAAACCGCAAGGGGCATTTTACCTATTCCCAGATGCAACTGAAACTGCTAGATTATGTGGTTATGAATCAGTAACTGACTTAGCCAATGCCTTCATCGATGAAGCACATGTTGTTGGGGTGCCCGGTGTGGCCTTTGGTAAGGCAGACCATATTCGTTTTTCATATGCAACCAACGAAGAAACATTTGCAAAAGCAATGAAACGTATACGTGAATTTGTCCAAGGGAAAATGGCTAAATAA
- a CDS encoding DUF5590 domain-containing protein, with protein MKRKLFSILIAVMVIYLVGSTYIYANSQQMVASAEAETTKVAKDAGLTNITDFYVFNKDETYYAVMGENSEGRQVYFAYQPDTDYQKMGFVDEMVNEDNAFSLTRYEMPDVNVRTANLGIENDTFVWEVSFTDADGRLGYHYINATTGEWYETINDF; from the coding sequence ATGAAACGCAAATTATTTTCCATTTTGATCGCCGTAATGGTGATTTATTTGGTAGGATCCACCTATATTTACGCGAATTCGCAACAAATGGTGGCTAGTGCAGAAGCAGAAACGACGAAAGTCGCAAAGGATGCTGGCCTGACCAATATCACTGATTTTTATGTATTTAACAAAGATGAAACGTATTATGCCGTTATGGGTGAAAATAGTGAAGGGCGCCAAGTTTATTTTGCCTATCAACCCGATACTGATTACCAGAAAATGGGTTTTGTAGATGAGATGGTGAACGAAGATAACGCCTTTTCACTGACAAGATACGAAATGCCTGATGTCAATGTAAGAACAGCCAACCTCGGTATCGAAAACGATACATTCGTGTGGGAAGTTTCATTCACAGATGCAGACGGCCGTCTTGGCTACCATTACATCAATGCAACAACTGGTGAATGGTACGAAACCATCAACGATTTTTAG
- a CDS encoding exonuclease domain-containing protein: protein MTTTYAVLDLETTGSTYDNGDRIIQIGVAFVQNGQVVDQFATDIFPNQEIPREITKLTGITNEQVKLAPKFEAVAEILWQKLSNTVIVAHNIGFDYKFLDKSFQSQGYPAMTHDRVDTVEMVRTLFPTADSYKLSEFCLAHGIQLENAHTAIDDAVATAHILIMCQEKVATMPAELFAQLQPFLHFFIGQTGDYMALWFKDHKGPKRPYEYIAPFVLNPKLANFHIFPAGFGAKEAIYLQAGDLKVIEANNGVSLAPLQKTMVKDVAPFFHEQATTSTETNKRPKYAFLTANAGVGKSLAYVVSALSADDTASQQTGAKPGVNNGQTQVVVSTSTVILQHQFLDKTVQLAANLLGKPLKTVILKGQNHFIQLTKLQKYTQQLKQHPEAALKRDVIISVALFVWLHETETGDLHELNPGLNNEVYWQNVNRQSKGSRNDEIQRWADYAFYERHVTEAKSADIVILNHAYFVYHYQDLIDQAILTEEAKVIIDECHQLPVTVHQQQIKTLRSKEVEETLTAMERTVHRLMDKVVTNNVKIQAVDKLYHVEKNLQEAWGNLDRFIDQISDKFQTKSYYQRHTAQKSYYIAHDYYLVANWRESAQKAVTAMSKMVSPLKVIAKQLYQMEILNKRAYQQILGQLNQYDHAIQIWLETTNSSKNYYADLQVNFGKHNVQVTIARKLYTSQSHLAAIFQAIPSQMLLVSASLEIVRSKNMIQSLFGIEDFAWYSFMEDSYTQQLVQGRDHQVRGYYLKDFLSIDKYNEDQAAMVIADLVETLWTNRKAMRKIQVFFQSRSLMRAAQFEMKQRMTRSDYGNLIVQNNQRNLDRLARQYEESSRAILFAVASFQEGVHLNAKTDAFVLTRLPFSAPDTPDELAKQDYLKSLGDNYFDDVALPDMLMNLTQIFGRMAASGSQDAIFISLDKRLEKAAYADQIADVMPDALNMQTVKLQELKRID from the coding sequence GTGACAACCACTTATGCGGTTCTGGACTTAGAAACAACAGGATCTACATATGATAACGGTGACCGCATTATTCAAATTGGGGTAGCCTTTGTTCAGAACGGGCAGGTTGTGGATCAATTTGCTACGGATATCTTTCCTAACCAAGAAATTCCACGTGAAATTACCAAATTGACCGGGATTACCAATGAACAAGTCAAGCTGGCGCCAAAGTTTGAAGCAGTTGCAGAAATCCTTTGGCAAAAGTTATCCAATACGGTCATTGTTGCCCATAATATTGGCTTTGATTACAAATTTTTAGACAAGAGCTTTCAATCCCAGGGCTACCCAGCTATGACCCATGACCGGGTAGACACTGTGGAAATGGTGCGGACCCTTTTCCCAACGGCAGATTCCTATAAACTAAGCGAATTCTGTCTAGCCCACGGCATCCAACTTGAAAATGCCCATACGGCCATTGATGATGCAGTGGCGACCGCCCATATTTTGATTATGTGTCAGGAAAAAGTAGCGACCATGCCAGCCGAGTTATTCGCCCAGCTTCAGCCATTTTTACATTTTTTTATCGGGCAAACCGGCGACTACATGGCCTTATGGTTTAAAGACCATAAGGGGCCCAAACGTCCTTACGAATACATCGCGCCATTTGTCTTGAATCCAAAATTAGCCAATTTTCATATTTTTCCTGCTGGCTTTGGGGCAAAAGAAGCTATCTATTTACAAGCTGGTGATTTAAAGGTGATTGAAGCCAATAACGGTGTAAGCTTAGCGCCCCTTCAAAAGACGATGGTCAAAGATGTAGCACCATTTTTCCATGAGCAAGCGACCACCTCTACAGAAACGAATAAAAGACCTAAATACGCCTTTCTAACGGCCAATGCAGGAGTTGGAAAATCCTTGGCCTACGTGGTATCTGCCTTGTCAGCTGATGATACGGCTAGTCAACAAACTGGGGCTAAGCCTGGGGTAAATAATGGGCAAACTCAAGTAGTCGTTTCAACCTCAACAGTGATCTTACAGCACCAGTTCTTGGATAAAACCGTCCAATTAGCAGCCAACCTATTAGGGAAACCCTTGAAAACAGTGATTTTAAAAGGGCAAAACCACTTTATCCAGTTGACGAAATTGCAGAAATATACCCAACAGTTAAAGCAACATCCAGAAGCGGCCTTGAAACGAGATGTCATAATTTCAGTGGCACTTTTTGTCTGGTTGCATGAAACTGAAACAGGTGACTTGCATGAACTGAATCCTGGCTTAAATAATGAGGTCTACTGGCAAAATGTCAACCGCCAATCAAAAGGCAGCCGAAATGATGAAATTCAACGGTGGGCGGATTATGCTTTCTATGAACGACATGTGACGGAAGCCAAATCTGCCGATATCGTGATTTTAAACCACGCTTACTTTGTCTACCATTACCAAGATTTAATTGACCAAGCTATTTTGACAGAAGAAGCTAAAGTCATTATTGATGAATGCCATCAATTACCAGTTACCGTCCACCAACAACAGATTAAGACCCTCCGATCGAAAGAGGTGGAGGAAACTTTAACGGCGATGGAACGAACGGTGCACCGGTTGATGGATAAGGTAGTCACCAACAATGTGAAAATTCAGGCAGTCGACAAACTCTACCATGTGGAGAAAAATTTACAGGAAGCCTGGGGCAATTTAGACCGGTTTATCGATCAAATTTCGGATAAATTCCAAACCAAGTCTTACTACCAACGGCATACGGCGCAAAAATCCTATTATATTGCCCATGACTATTATCTAGTAGCCAATTGGCGTGAATCGGCCCAAAAGGCAGTTACAGCCATGTCTAAGATGGTGTCACCATTGAAGGTCATTGCGAAACAGCTATATCAAATGGAAATCTTGAACAAGCGGGCCTACCAGCAAATACTTGGACAGCTAAACCAGTACGATCACGCAATTCAAATTTGGCTAGAAACAACTAATTCCAGTAAAAATTATTACGCGGACTTACAAGTCAACTTCGGCAAACACAATGTCCAAGTGACCATTGCACGCAAATTGTACACGAGTCAGTCTCATTTAGCGGCTATTTTCCAAGCAATTCCAAGCCAAATGTTATTGGTATCGGCGTCACTTGAAATCGTCCGGTCTAAAAATATGATCCAGTCATTATTTGGTATAGAGGACTTTGCATGGTATTCTTTCATGGAAGATTCCTACACCCAGCAATTAGTCCAAGGGCGGGACCATCAAGTTCGTGGCTATTACCTGAAAGACTTTCTCTCTATCGACAAATACAATGAGGACCAGGCTGCTATGGTGATTGCTGATTTGGTGGAAACCCTATGGACCAATCGAAAAGCCATGCGGAAAATCCAAGTCTTTTTCCAGTCTCGGTCTTTGATGCGGGCAGCGCAATTTGAAATGAAGCAGCGGATGACACGGTCTGACTATGGCAACCTGATTGTCCAAAATAATCAACGCAATCTAGACCGGTTAGCCCGTCAGTATGAAGAGAGTTCACGGGCCATCTTATTCGCAGTGGCTAGCTTCCAAGAAGGGGTCCATCTCAATGCCAAAACGGACGCCTTTGTTCTAACCAGACTGCCGTTCTCAGCGCCAGATACGCCGGATGAATTGGCCAAGCAAGATTATCTAAAATCACTTGGCGATAACTATTTTGATGATGTGGCCTTACCAGATATGTTAATGAATCTAACGCAAATCTTTGGCCGGATGGCCGCGTCGGGTAGCCAAGATGCTATCTTTATCTCACTGGATAAGCGGTTAGAAAAGGCAGCCTATGCTGACCAAATTGCTGATGTGATGCCGGATGCTCTAAACATGCAGACGGTAAAACTTCAGGAATTGAAGCGGATAGATTAA
- a CDS encoding CCA tRNA nucleotidyltransferase has product MTNSQEFTKAAPIIHTLNEAGYEAYFVGGAVRDLLLDLPIHDVDIATSAYPAEVQALFPRHFDVGLDHGTIMVWFEGETYEITTFRTESTYQDYRRPDKVTFVQNLEEDLLRRDFTINALAMNPDHKIVDYFHGQKDLADQVIRAVGNPHDRFNEDGLRMMRGVRFASQLDFHIEPETLAAIAENAGILVHIAVERIAVEMNKLWIGVNWHKGLDYFLETDLIQYVPYLAEYKAVFTDLLGHTSDQVQIPNENFAWALLFWRAYELNGKEDLAAIQQQVRQFTKAWKMSNQAQKDILAYLDILVYRAQTAEWTLADLYGRDRDQLVLVEDFIEAQQAAGQKSFKAVFNQSKVQAVQDLFDQLPIQSLRDLAINGQDIIQEINPRNKRTIGQMLQFLEQAVVAQDVVNDRAALLAYLDTHHDQINEI; this is encoded by the coding sequence ATGACTAATAGCCAAGAATTTACCAAAGCAGCACCTATTATTCATACCCTCAATGAGGCTGGCTACGAGGCCTACTTTGTGGGTGGAGCTGTGCGGGACTTGCTATTAGACTTGCCCATCCATGATGTAGATATCGCCACCTCCGCCTATCCAGCTGAAGTTCAAGCCCTGTTCCCACGTCATTTTGATGTGGGCTTAGATCATGGGACGATTATGGTCTGGTTTGAAGGTGAAACCTATGAAATCACTACCTTTAGAACCGAATCGACCTATCAAGATTACCGTCGCCCGGACAAGGTAACCTTTGTTCAAAACTTAGAAGAAGACCTATTACGACGTGACTTTACCATTAATGCCTTGGCTATGAATCCTGACCACAAGATAGTGGATTATTTCCATGGGCAAAAGGATTTAGCTGACCAAGTTATCCGGGCTGTTGGTAATCCACATGACCGGTTTAATGAAGATGGTCTCCGCATGATGCGAGGCGTTCGCTTTGCTAGTCAACTTGACTTTCATATTGAGCCAGAAACCCTAGCAGCAATCGCTGAAAACGCTGGGATTTTAGTTCATATTGCAGTTGAACGAATTGCGGTTGAAATGAATAAACTGTGGATTGGTGTCAATTGGCACAAAGGATTAGACTATTTTCTTGAAACAGATTTAATTCAGTATGTACCCTATTTAGCGGAGTACAAGGCTGTTTTCACAGATTTACTAGGTCATACAAGTGACCAAGTCCAAATCCCAAATGAAAACTTTGCCTGGGCCTTACTCTTCTGGCGGGCCTATGAACTAAATGGCAAGGAAGATTTGGCAGCCATTCAACAGCAAGTCCGCCAATTCACCAAGGCTTGGAAAATGTCTAACCAAGCCCAAAAGGATATCCTTGCTTACTTAGATATCTTGGTCTACCGGGCCCAAACAGCTGAATGGACCCTAGCTGATTTATACGGCCGTGACCGAGATCAACTTGTCTTAGTGGAAGATTTTATCGAAGCACAGCAAGCAGCTGGTCAAAAAAGCTTTAAAGCTGTTTTCAACCAGTCAAAAGTCCAAGCTGTTCAGGACTTATTTGACCAACTACCGATCCAATCATTACGTGATTTAGCTATCAATGGTCAAGATATTATTCAAGAAATCAATCCAAGAAATAAACGGACTATCGGGCAAATGCTACAGTTTTTGGAGCAAGCTGTTGTGGCCCAAGATGTGGTGAATGACAGAGCGGCCTTATTGGCTTATCTAGATACCCATCATGATCAAATAAACGAAATTTAA
- the dapB gene encoding 4-hydroxy-tetrahydrodipicolinate reductase, with protein sequence MMRVLVTGFLGRMGSTAANMVINHEGFELVALANNDLNKQADRVAGWSDKAPIFECIQDAISQVDIDVAIDFTIPAAAYQNTKYYIEHDIHPVVGTTGFTDAEIEELTALSEAKKLGGLIAPNFAIGSVLMQVFSAKAAKYLPDVEITEIHHNQKLDAPSGTAEKTAKLIYEARGEHVSGHPDETESMPGARGADFHGIRIHSLRLPGYNSHQIVQFGGVGEALTIRQDSFDRNSYMPGVALAVEKVGQLDGLIYGLEHLLDD encoded by the coding sequence ATTATGCGCGTATTAGTAACAGGATTTTTAGGTAGAATGGGTTCCACAGCCGCCAACATGGTCATTAACCATGAAGGATTTGAATTGGTGGCTTTAGCCAATAATGATTTAAACAAGCAAGCAGACCGAGTAGCTGGGTGGTCAGATAAGGCGCCAATTTTTGAATGCATTCAAGATGCGATTAGCCAAGTTGATATTGATGTAGCCATCGACTTTACGATTCCAGCTGCAGCCTATCAAAATACCAAATACTATATTGAACATGATATCCACCCAGTAGTTGGTACAACTGGTTTTACCGATGCAGAAATTGAAGAATTAACGGCTTTATCTGAAGCAAAAAAATTGGGTGGTTTAATTGCACCGAATTTCGCCATTGGGTCAGTATTGATGCAAGTCTTCTCAGCTAAGGCGGCTAAATATTTACCAGACGTTGAAATTACTGAAATTCACCACAATCAAAAATTGGATGCCCCAAGTGGTACGGCCGAAAAAACAGCTAAATTAATTTATGAAGCACGCGGCGAGCATGTTTCTGGACACCCAGATGAAACAGAATCAATGCCAGGCGCACGTGGCGCTGACTTCCACGGCATCCGCATCCATTCATTACGTTTACCAGGCTACAACTCACATCAAATCGTACAATTCGGTGGCGTTGGGGAAGCCTTAACTATCCGTCAAGATTCATTCGACCGTAACTCATACATGCCCGGCGTAGCATTGGCAGTCGAAAAAGTGGGTCAATTAGACGGTTTAATCTATGGTTTGGAGCACTTGTTAGATGACTAA
- a CDS encoding tetratricopeptide repeat protein, with amino-acid sequence MDQLMNEFITYIQQNEIEKANVVFEKILGQLEKEDAQVMAQTGYSLAQLGFVDYANEIYRLGENRFPEEDSWILLKGELALDNGQVEESIDELLKVTPESPLYVDALLLQADAYQMYNLPEVALVKLSEARELAPNQPVILYGIAELRFQQGEFQQALPLYERLLQSEETPESLFETIEAHFAYAKAATGDFEEAIELIEATPENDRTDEQQEQLAFYYVETENFEKANTILESLYEDDKLSDGLLAVFAQVKNAFHDHDGALEMIDKAILVNPYEARLYFQKAEFAQQIGNRETAREALELALDIDPDYGQALVLLLQLLIDDEDYGTARALIQDMDEKGIEFDRYVWMKAKVFQELEEFDFANQAYTDAYPQLKEDTSFLHDYFDFLREAGDWRRIEAIFKEQSDLAQRPEFQDVYESLQDWLAENEGF; translated from the coding sequence TTGGACCAATTAATGAATGAATTTATTACGTATATACAGCAAAATGAGATTGAAAAGGCCAATGTGGTTTTTGAAAAAATCTTAGGACAGCTTGAAAAAGAAGATGCCCAAGTCATGGCGCAAACAGGATACAGCCTGGCACAATTAGGCTTTGTGGATTATGCCAATGAGATTTATAGATTGGGAGAAAACAGATTTCCTGAGGAAGATTCTTGGATTTTATTGAAGGGTGAGTTAGCCTTAGATAATGGACAAGTTGAAGAATCGATTGATGAATTATTGAAAGTTACGCCGGAATCACCATTATATGTGGATGCTTTATTACTGCAGGCGGATGCTTATCAAATGTACAACTTGCCGGAAGTGGCCTTGGTCAAATTGAGTGAAGCGCGGGAATTAGCGCCAAACCAACCGGTAATTTTATATGGCATTGCGGAATTGCGGTTCCAACAAGGTGAATTTCAACAGGCTTTACCATTATATGAGCGGTTATTGCAGTCTGAAGAGACACCGGAATCTTTATTTGAAACCATTGAAGCCCACTTTGCTTATGCGAAAGCAGCAACGGGTGACTTTGAAGAAGCTATTGAGTTGATTGAAGCGACGCCTGAAAATGACCGAACAGATGAACAACAAGAACAGCTAGCTTTCTACTATGTAGAAACGGAAAACTTTGAAAAAGCCAATACGATTTTAGAATCCTTGTATGAAGATGACAAGTTGTCAGATGGTTTACTGGCAGTCTTCGCCCAAGTGAAGAACGCCTTCCATGACCACGACGGGGCCTTAGAAATGATCGATAAGGCGATTTTGGTCAACCCATATGAAGCTCGTTTGTATTTCCAAAAGGCTGAATTTGCCCAACAAATTGGAAACCGGGAGACGGCTCGTGAAGCCTTAGAGTTGGCTTTAGATATCGATCCTGACTACGGCCAGGCTTTAGTATTGCTACTGCAATTATTGATTGATGACGAGGACTACGGAACAGCCCGAGCCTTGATTCAAGATATGGATGAAAAAGGCATCGAGTTCGACCGTTATGTTTGGATGAAGGCTAAAGTCTTCCAAGAGTTAGAAGAATTTGACTTTGCAAACCAAGCCTACACCGATGCTTACCCACAGTTGAAAGAAGATACGTCCTTCTTACATGACTATTTCGACTTTTTACGAGAAGCAGGAGACTGGCGCCGAATTGAAGCAATCTTTAAAGAACAAAGTGACTTAGCCCAAAGACCAGAATTCCAAGATGTTTATGAAAGTTTACAAGATTGGTTGGCTGAAAACGAAGGTTTTTAA
- a CDS encoding LacI family DNA-binding transcriptional regulator, which yields MRAKLQDVAALAGVSVTTVSRVINQKGYLSQQTINKVHAAMKELNYYPNSLARSLQGKSTKLVGLIFPNIDTIFYAELANHLEQILFAKGYKTIICNSERDADKEAEYLNMLQSNQVEGIIAGAHNLNYADYERVTAPVISFDRYIGENIPIVSSDNYLGGKLATETLLKGQPTKPWMITGANDPNSPTYLRYQAFMDVTKAHGLEGQITKIPKDFSQIRKQLKIKALLLEEAPDAIFCSDDLTAMLVMNTARELGMTIPEDLKLVGYDGTDFIQTYVPQLTTIAQPIKDLADLLVDVLLQQIDHSLEVKKDADNRYVLPIKLIPGQTV from the coding sequence TTGCGGGCAAAGTTACAAGATGTAGCAGCTTTAGCTGGTGTTTCAGTAACAACAGTGAGTCGCGTCATTAATCAAAAGGGCTATTTATCACAACAAACCATTAATAAAGTTCATGCAGCCATGAAAGAATTGAATTACTATCCAAATTCATTGGCGCGCAGTTTACAAGGCAAGTCGACCAAGTTGGTGGGCTTGATTTTTCCGAATATCGACACCATTTTTTACGCAGAATTGGCCAACCACCTGGAGCAAATCCTATTTGCTAAGGGGTATAAAACCATTATTTGTAATAGTGAACGGGATGCGGATAAGGAAGCTGAATACTTGAATATGCTCCAATCCAACCAAGTGGAAGGGATTATTGCGGGTGCCCATAATTTAAATTATGCAGATTACGAGCGGGTGACTGCGCCTGTAATTTCTTTCGACCGGTATATCGGGGAAAATATTCCTATAGTGTCCTCTGACAACTATCTGGGCGGGAAGCTGGCGACAGAAACCTTACTTAAGGGGCAACCGACTAAGCCTTGGATGATTACTGGGGCCAATGATCCAAATTCGCCGACTTATTTGCGTTACCAGGCTTTTATGGATGTGACCAAGGCCCATGGCTTAGAAGGTCAAATCACGAAGATTCCAAAGGACTTTTCGCAAATTAGAAAGCAATTGAAAATCAAAGCTTTGTTACTAGAAGAGGCACCGGATGCCATTTTTTGTTCGGATGATTTGACGGCCATGTTGGTCATGAATACCGCCCGTGAATTGGGGATGACAATTCCGGAAGATTTAAAGTTAGTGGGCTATGACGGTACAGACTTTATCCAAACCTATGTCCCGCAATTAACGACCATTGCCCAACCCATTAAAGATTTGGCAGACTTGTTAGTAGATGTCCTCTTGCAACAAATTGACCACTCTCTTGAGGTCAAGAAGGATGCGGATAATCGGTATGTCCTGCCTATTAAATTAATTCCCGGTCAGACTGTCTAG